Proteins encoded by one window of Salicibibacter halophilus:
- a CDS encoding CAP domain-containing protein, whose translation MLVLSACDTNNEETEESGESEGIETEELRESVELFLDELWESTNRFLYEMQESMEDIADEDRDDYEEENDGQQDDEEQQADESQQEEDNDHEVTEYEREVVDLTNEEREAHGLSPLELDTDLAEVATAKSDDMRENDYFSHQSPVYGSPFDMMEEYGVDFTVAGENIAMGQQSPEQVVNGWMESEGHRENILREDFTHIGVGHVDQDGIGGGYWTQMFLSR comes from the coding sequence GTGTTAGTTTTATCAGCCTGTGACACAAACAATGAAGAGACGGAGGAATCAGGCGAGTCTGAAGGGATTGAAACCGAAGAGTTAAGAGAATCCGTTGAGCTTTTTCTCGATGAATTGTGGGAATCTACTAATCGTTTCCTTTATGAAATGCAAGAATCTATGGAAGATATAGCCGATGAAGATCGAGATGATTATGAGGAAGAAAATGACGGTCAACAGGACGATGAAGAACAGCAAGCGGACGAAAGCCAGCAGGAAGAAGATAATGATCATGAGGTTACGGAATACGAGCGAGAAGTTGTAGACCTAACCAACGAAGAGAGAGAAGCGCACGGTTTATCTCCTCTTGAATTAGACACCGACCTGGCAGAGGTTGCAACGGCAAAATCTGATGACATGAGAGAAAACGATTATTTTTCACACCAAAGCCCTGTTTATGGATCTCCGTTTGACATGATGGAGGAATACGGCGTTGATTTTACAGTTGCCGGGGAGAATATCGCGATGGGGCAACAGTCGCCGGAACAAGTTGTAAATGGGTGGATGGAATCGGAAGGACACCGGGAAAACATTCTCAGAGAGGACTTTACACACATCGGTGTAGGCCACGTCGATCAAGACGGTATCGGCGGCGGATACTGGACACAAATGTTTTTGAGTAGATAA
- a CDS encoding PTS sugar transporter subunit IIC → MIQWLEDHLMEPLGKIAQNKYLQSIRDAFVIFALPIIITGSIFLIIANPPDEISGMPVLGPLVDAWVNAVEPIQAQLLFPFNLTFGIMAITVAFGVGYSLAQRKDDMDSVMAGILSMLAFFMTAFPVVDIEEIAFGEILAVLGGEGLFVAIILSILVTELMDFLTKRGFTFEMPASVPPYVVRSFRVVVPFMIILPLVWALQWIVYANFELTLPQAIMAMFQPLVTASNTYWAALGMILVMMVLWGMGIHGMNVVSSVVYPFWMSQLAANADAVAAGEQATGIVTEPFFHMFTHIGGSGVTLGLAIFMLFSASIQIKQVGKTSIVPSIFNINEPLIFGLPIVLNPILFIPFVMAPVVVVTINYIMFATGVMPPVVVQPPFTVPLGFGGFLATGGSFMAVLIQVLNVIVATIIYYPFFKRYEKQLVKQEQADAAEENEQTSSA, encoded by the coding sequence ATGATTCAATGGCTTGAAGATCATCTAATGGAACCGCTAGGAAAGATTGCCCAAAATAAATATTTGCAATCGATTCGTGATGCTTTTGTAATCTTTGCCTTGCCGATCATTATTACTGGTTCTATTTTCTTGATCATTGCCAACCCTCCAGATGAAATTAGTGGCATGCCGGTTTTAGGCCCGCTTGTAGATGCTTGGGTTAACGCTGTTGAACCGATACAGGCACAATTGTTGTTTCCTTTTAATTTAACTTTTGGAATAATGGCTATCACAGTGGCTTTTGGTGTCGGTTACAGCCTTGCTCAACGAAAAGATGATATGGATTCTGTCATGGCAGGAATTCTTTCCATGCTTGCTTTCTTCATGACAGCGTTCCCTGTTGTCGATATTGAAGAAATTGCATTTGGGGAGATTCTTGCCGTTCTCGGCGGTGAAGGTCTTTTTGTTGCCATTATTCTAAGTATCTTGGTGACAGAATTAATGGACTTTTTGACAAAAAGAGGATTTACCTTTGAAATGCCGGCCAGTGTTCCACCTTATGTGGTAAGATCTTTTCGCGTAGTGGTCCCATTCATGATTATTTTGCCGTTGGTCTGGGCATTACAATGGATCGTTTATGCAAATTTTGAGTTAACATTACCGCAAGCAATTATGGCGATGTTCCAACCATTGGTAACCGCCTCCAACACATATTGGGCAGCACTCGGTATGATTTTGGTAATGATGGTATTGTGGGGGATGGGCATTCATGGTATGAATGTCGTTTCTTCAGTCGTATATCCATTCTGGATGAGCCAACTTGCGGCTAATGCCGATGCAGTGGCGGCAGGTGAACAGGCTACTGGTATTGTTACGGAGCCATTCTTTCATATGTTTACACATATAGGTGGTTCTGGTGTGACGTTAGGTTTAGCCATATTTATGCTATTTTCAGCTTCAATACAAATAAAACAAGTAGGGAAGACATCGATTGTTCCATCCATCTTCAATATTAACGAACCGTTGATTTTTGGACTGCCGATCGTGCTCAACCCAATTTTGTTTATTCCTTTCGTGATGGCTCCAGTCGTTGTTGTAACCATTAATTACATTATGTTCGCCACAGGTGTCATGCCGCCCGTCGTCGTCCAACCACCATTTACGGTGCCATTAGGATTTGGTGGGTTTTTAGCAACGGGCGGATCGTTTATGGCTGTCCTTATTCAAGTGTTGAACGTTATTGTCGCAACGATCATCTACTATCCATTCTTTAAACGCTACGAAAAACAACTCGTCAAACAAGAACAAGCAGACGCGGCTGAAGAAAATGAACAGACTTCTAGTGCTTAA
- a CDS encoding LacI family DNA-binding transcriptional regulator yields the protein MSTSSIREVATVAGVSTATVSHVINETRFVADSTRQRVIDAMAELDYTPNFAAKTLRSQQTSTIGLVIPDISNHFFTSVVKGIEQHLNQKGYQLLVGNTDENLELEIGKLKTFQAQQVSGIILASSAESYQDIEPYIDQKTPAIYVDRIPDGTTGDYISVENEKAVYDAVQLLIERGHGRIGMVTGINTLSTTQERIKGYRKALVHSGISVDENLIFEGDSKFTGGYQAAEKLLTKPDITAIFVANNLMTIGVCTYLKEHKIAIPDDVAIIGFDDYEWAKITDPPLSVIKQPAEAMGEKAVEALLCKIKTDDPGNQSFRFPTELILRGSC from the coding sequence ATGTCAACCAGTAGCATTCGTGAGGTTGCAACAGTCGCAGGGGTTTCCACAGCAACTGTCTCTCACGTGATAAATGAGACAAGATTTGTTGCTGATAGTACACGTCAAAGAGTGATCGATGCCATGGCGGAACTTGATTATACGCCGAACTTTGCCGCCAAGACGCTCAGAAGCCAACAAACATCCACCATAGGTCTTGTCATTCCTGATATTTCCAATCATTTTTTCACCTCCGTCGTCAAAGGAATTGAACAACATCTCAATCAAAAAGGTTACCAATTGTTGGTTGGAAATACCGATGAAAATCTCGAACTGGAGATTGGAAAACTTAAAACCTTTCAGGCGCAACAAGTGAGTGGAATCATCCTTGCGTCGAGCGCGGAATCTTATCAAGACATTGAACCTTATATCGACCAGAAAACTCCGGCTATTTATGTGGACCGCATTCCTGATGGAACAACAGGAGATTACATCTCTGTTGAGAACGAAAAAGCAGTGTATGATGCAGTGCAATTACTCATAGAGAGAGGTCACGGTAGAATCGGAATGGTGACAGGGATCAATACATTAAGCACGACACAAGAAAGAATCAAAGGATACCGAAAAGCCCTCGTTCATTCCGGAATTAGTGTAGATGAGAATCTTATTTTCGAAGGTGATTCAAAATTCACGGGCGGCTATCAGGCCGCGGAAAAATTACTGACCAAACCTGACATAACTGCGATATTTGTCGCCAATAATTTGATGACTATTGGTGTATGCACATACCTGAAAGAACACAAAATTGCTATCCCGGATGATGTAGCGATTATTGGCTTTGATGATTACGAATGGGCAAAAATTACTGACCCGCCACTTTCAGTCATCAAACAACCGGCTGAAGCGATGGGGGAAAAAGCCGTAGAAGCTTTATTGTGCAAAATAAAAACTGATGATCCCGGCAACCAATCTTTCCGGTTTCCAACCGAATTAATCTTAAGGGGCTCGTGCTAG
- a CDS encoding carbohydrate kinase family protein: MGVSTSFIGKVGDDLFGEQIIEKLNSLNIDTSMMQVAERTKTTLAFVSLTADGERTFDFYRSPGADQLLHPSNLDMEKLKDANVIHFGSVSLSHEPSRSANFQVLDFAAKEGKLVSYDPNLRLELWERKEEARTVALEAAHYADILKISEEELLFLTEEKTLAHAINRLKKVADIPLIFVTLGAKGCYFYGKTGRGFAPAPKVSAIDSTGAGDAFMASVLFGIFRYQISIDDLTHNNIEKIATFANHIAARSTTQSGGFDVVKGLDEIPLDSLDAERG, translated from the coding sequence ATGGGGGTAAGTACGTCATTCATCGGAAAAGTTGGAGATGATCTTTTTGGCGAACAGATCATAGAGAAGTTAAATTCTTTAAACATTGATACAAGCATGATGCAAGTGGCCGAACGTACGAAAACTACCCTCGCCTTCGTCTCTCTGACAGCTGACGGTGAGCGAACGTTCGATTTCTATCGAAGTCCAGGGGCTGATCAACTTTTACATCCGTCCAATCTGGATATGGAAAAACTTAAGGATGCTAATGTAATCCATTTTGGATCCGTTTCGCTATCCCACGAACCATCCCGAAGTGCGAACTTTCAAGTGCTGGATTTCGCAGCAAAAGAAGGAAAACTCGTTAGCTATGATCCCAACTTGCGTTTGGAGTTATGGGAGAGAAAAGAAGAAGCGCGTACTGTCGCGCTGGAAGCTGCCCATTATGCGGATATCTTAAAGATCTCCGAGGAAGAGCTTTTGTTTTTAACCGAGGAAAAGACGTTAGCGCATGCGATTAACCGATTAAAAAAGGTTGCAGACATACCACTTATCTTTGTCACCTTGGGCGCCAAAGGTTGTTACTTTTACGGCAAAACCGGAAGAGGATTTGCACCTGCCCCCAAAGTAAGTGCCATCGATTCAACGGGTGCCGGCGATGCATTCATGGCTAGTGTGCTCTTCGGCATTTTTCGTTACCAAATTAGTATCGATGATCTCACTCATAACAATATAGAAAAAATCGCGACATTCGCAAACCATATAGCTGCTCGATCCACGACTCAAAGTGGGGGATTTGATGTGGTGAAGGGTTTGGACGAGATTCCTCTTGATTCATTAGATGCAGAAAGGGGCTGA
- a CDS encoding universal stress protein — protein MYENILVAVDGSEQSDEALKTAIHFAKHHNSVLLITHVLDTRNFDFPVIAGYVRRELWDQYTKAAEDLLETSKENAEAAGLEQVQTILKKGSPRYEIPETLTKEYDIDLLMVGERGRNATERMIVGSVAEACMRRSPCDVLTVKNEASTTLYRNILVAVDGSEHSEQALAKAIEIANAQRATLNIACVLEWGNFEKSIVFYQPNYMADAQKDSENMLQRYKEQAEEQGMENVHTILHSGNPRLEIPRVLTIENNIDLLITADTGQHAVSRFVTGSVAESSVRHSPRDVLTVKNESTKLN, from the coding sequence ATGTATGAAAATATCCTCGTCGCGGTTGACGGGTCTGAACAGTCTGATGAAGCATTGAAAACAGCGATCCATTTCGCAAAGCATCACAATTCCGTTCTTTTGATCACCCATGTGCTTGATACACGCAATTTTGATTTTCCCGTTATAGCAGGTTATGTCCGGAGAGAACTATGGGACCAGTATACCAAGGCGGCTGAAGATTTGTTGGAAACGTCAAAAGAGAATGCAGAGGCTGCCGGTTTGGAACAGGTCCAAACGATTTTGAAGAAAGGCAGCCCCCGTTATGAAATTCCCGAGACATTGACGAAAGAATATGACATAGATTTATTGATGGTTGGAGAGCGTGGAAGAAATGCAACGGAAAGGATGATCGTCGGGAGTGTGGCGGAAGCCTGCATGCGTCGTTCCCCTTGCGATGTCCTCACCGTTAAAAACGAAGCAAGCACCACGCTTTACCGAAATATTCTCGTAGCGGTTGATGGATCTGAACATTCAGAGCAAGCGTTGGCCAAAGCCATTGAAATAGCAAACGCTCAGCGGGCAACACTGAACATTGCTTGTGTATTGGAATGGGGGAATTTTGAAAAGAGCATTGTATTCTATCAGCCAAACTATATGGCAGACGCCCAAAAAGACTCGGAAAATATGTTGCAAAGATACAAAGAACAAGCAGAGGAACAGGGGATGGAAAACGTTCACACAATCTTGCACTCCGGGAATCCACGACTTGAAATCCCCCGTGTGCTCACAATTGAAAATAACATTGATCTTCTTATCACAGCAGATACAGGGCAACATGCAGTGTCGCGTTTTGTTACCGGGAGCGTCGCTGAATCGTCTGTTCGCCATTCCCCTCGCGATGTGCTCACCGTGAAAAATGAGAGTACGAAATTGAATTAA
- a CDS encoding sucrose-specific PTS transporter subunit IIBC — protein sequence MAENQQIAKELIEAVGGEENIETVSHCATRLRIMVHDKEKIDQEKAENIEKVKGAFYNSGQYQVIFGTGTVNQIHEQFSELGTSGSRESEETTEAPKQGNWFQRVIRTFGDVFVPIIPVLVATGLFMGLRGLIMQEEVLALMGLTEDTIPDNFLLFTEVLTDTAFAFLPALIAWSAFRVFGGSPVIGIVLGLMLVNPELPDAWEVAEGTADPLLFFGFIEVSGYQASVLPAFIAGYIGAKLEKWIRKRVPEALDLILTPFLTLFVMIFLALFLIGPIFNTVEEAVMSGVVSLLELPFGISGLIIGFFHQIIVITGVHHIFNFLEVQLLQQFGENPFNAIITASTAAQGAAALAVGLKTKHKNLKAISLPSSLSAFLGVTEPAIFGVNLRYIRPFVMGLIGGAAGATFASIVGLAGTGMAITVIPGTLLYLDGQILLYLATNLISIGVAFSLTWMFGFSDNLREKMDHQ from the coding sequence ATGGCTGAAAATCAACAAATCGCAAAGGAATTGATTGAAGCCGTCGGCGGTGAAGAAAACATTGAAACCGTGTCGCATTGCGCTACAAGATTACGTATTATGGTTCACGACAAAGAAAAAATTGATCAGGAGAAGGCCGAGAATATCGAAAAAGTTAAAGGGGCTTTTTACAATTCCGGTCAATATCAGGTCATCTTTGGCACAGGGACTGTTAATCAAATCCATGAGCAATTTAGCGAATTAGGAACCTCCGGCTCCAGAGAATCAGAGGAAACAACAGAAGCACCGAAACAAGGAAACTGGTTTCAGCGTGTGATTCGAACCTTCGGTGACGTCTTTGTACCCATTATCCCTGTACTCGTTGCAACCGGATTATTCATGGGGTTACGTGGACTCATTATGCAAGAAGAAGTTCTCGCGTTAATGGGTTTAACAGAAGATACCATTCCGGATAATTTTTTGCTTTTCACGGAAGTGCTAACAGATACGGCATTTGCATTTTTACCTGCACTTATCGCCTGGTCCGCATTCAGGGTATTCGGGGGGAGTCCGGTTATTGGGATCGTCCTCGGCTTAATGCTTGTTAATCCGGAACTTCCAGATGCATGGGAAGTTGCCGAGGGGACAGCAGATCCATTACTATTTTTTGGATTCATTGAAGTTTCAGGGTATCAAGCATCTGTGTTACCGGCTTTCATCGCAGGTTATATTGGTGCAAAACTTGAAAAGTGGATCCGTAAACGTGTGCCAGAGGCTCTAGACCTCATATTAACTCCTTTTTTAACGTTATTCGTGATGATCTTTTTAGCGTTGTTTTTGATCGGTCCGATTTTTAATACTGTTGAGGAAGCTGTAATGTCAGGTGTTGTTTCCCTTCTTGAGTTGCCTTTTGGCATTAGTGGGCTAATTATAGGGTTTTTTCATCAGATTATCGTGATTACCGGCGTCCATCACATATTTAACTTCCTGGAAGTACAGTTACTACAACAATTTGGAGAGAACCCTTTCAATGCGATCATAACCGCTTCTACCGCTGCTCAAGGGGCTGCAGCACTGGCCGTAGGACTTAAAACAAAGCATAAGAATTTGAAAGCAATATCTCTACCGTCATCCTTATCAGCATTTCTGGGGGTGACCGAACCTGCCATATTTGGTGTTAATTTACGTTACATTAGACCGTTTGTTATGGGATTGATAGGTGGTGCAGCGGGAGCAACGTTCGCTTCGATCGTCGGTCTAGCTGGTACCGGTATGGCGATAACCGTAATCCCGGGGACGCTTTTGTATCTTGACGGACAGATTTTGCTCTATTTAGCAACAAACCTCATATCCATTGGCGTTGCTTTTTCGTTAACCTGGATGTTCGGATTTAGTGATAATCTGAGAGAAAAAATGGATCACCAATAA
- a CDS encoding adenine nucleotide alpha hydrolase family protein: MMDKERILVCINYGQQGERLIKRGASIAEKWNCPLFILVFDALSEEDYKNDKSVDMPIFQELADKYDGELIIKNSNAHNITKVITKTAKDVDATQIIIGQRTENIWTTLVGGSIIDILLEDVPGADLHVIPKSRADEPEDWDFERGVTAYLDQQPDGTYELSFNQDADTDYEGIFFKHLNTDFNNGIFALEQEKRIYEVRVKEGIVSKIVDIDEE, translated from the coding sequence ATGATGGATAAAGAAAGAATTCTCGTTTGCATTAATTATGGGCAGCAAGGCGAAAGATTAATTAAGAGAGGAGCTTCCATTGCGGAGAAATGGAATTGTCCTTTATTCATTCTCGTTTTTGACGCTTTATCGGAAGAGGATTACAAAAATGATAAAAGCGTAGACATGCCGATTTTTCAGGAACTTGCAGATAAATATGATGGAGAGTTGATCATTAAAAATAGCAATGCACATAACATCACGAAGGTCATTACAAAAACGGCAAAAGACGTCGACGCCACCCAAATTATTATCGGACAAAGGACTGAGAATATCTGGACGACCTTGGTAGGGGGCTCCATCATTGATATTCTCCTTGAAGACGTTCCCGGGGCAGACCTGCACGTCATTCCAAAATCACGCGCCGATGAGCCGGAAGATTGGGATTTCGAACGTGGGGTAACTGCTTACCTTGATCAGCAACCCGATGGCACGTATGAATTAAGTTTTAACCAAGATGCAGACACTGATTATGAAGGGATATTTTTCAAGCATTTAAACACAGATTTCAACAACGGCATCTTCGCTTTAGAACAAGAAAAAAGGATTTATGAAGTTCGAGTCAAAGAGGGCATTGTTTCTAAAATAGTCGATATTGATGAAGAATAA
- a CDS encoding PTS lactose/cellobiose transporter subunit IIA, which translates to MDYEKTMTQLILHGGNARGAAYEALDAAEEEDFKTAESKLEEAEEEFVAGHKWQTELISNQGDEQSPSFLMIHAQDHLMTAQAELALIKRMIIQLRKTEKLTQRIAKLEG; encoded by the coding sequence ATGGATTATGAAAAAACGATGACACAATTAATTTTACACGGCGGAAACGCTCGCGGAGCTGCTTATGAAGCTTTGGATGCAGCTGAGGAAGAAGACTTTAAAACAGCGGAATCGAAGTTGGAAGAGGCAGAAGAAGAGTTTGTGGCAGGACATAAGTGGCAAACAGAGTTGATTTCAAATCAGGGAGACGAGCAATCGCCGTCCTTCCTTATGATTCATGCACAAGACCATTTAATGACCGCACAAGCAGAACTTGCGTTGATTAAGCGAATGATCATCCAACTTCGGAAAACGGAGAAACTTACACAACGAATAGCTAAATTGGAAGGATAA
- a CDS encoding glycoside hydrolase family 32 protein — MNWTREQRYRSFSGMTKEEYEKLQQTVEQSPWRQTFHIQPPIGLLNDPNGFCFHSGQYHLFYQWFPFGPVHGLKHWYHVTSDDLVHWENQGVGMEPQKWFESHGAYSGSGIVHDDKLHLLYTGNTRDSEWKRHSYQCIAIMDKHGDIKKHTAPIIQGPPEGYTQHFRDPKVWQQGDSFYLVIGAQRENQTGCVLLYRSSNTFQWEFVGEVKTGKNDFGFMWECPDYFELDGKGVLLFSPQGLEAQNYHYQNIYQSGFLIGTPIHLDDGFFEHGEFQELDAGFDFYAQQTTLAPDGRRILIGWMGLPEIEYPTDRHQWAHCLTIPRELFIKNGSLYQQPVREMEKLRRSHTAKFDTINNESKTYDSIYGQCYELKSEINIQTAATCGIKLRTGQEEETVLYYDNDKKEIVLDRGKSGERFAEAYGFTRSKPLDVEALSLHIFVDVSSVEIFVNEGAYVFTARIFPSRDSRGIAFFARNGRIDLQVDHWSYEQHEAIRKVK; from the coding sequence ATGAATTGGACACGTGAACAACGCTATCGTAGTTTTTCCGGAATGACAAAAGAAGAGTACGAGAAACTGCAACAAACCGTTGAGCAGTCTCCTTGGCGCCAGACTTTTCATATACAGCCACCCATAGGTTTGCTCAACGATCCGAATGGTTTTTGTTTTCACAGTGGGCAGTATCACTTGTTTTATCAGTGGTTCCCCTTCGGCCCTGTTCACGGTTTAAAACACTGGTATCACGTAACTTCAGATGATCTTGTGCATTGGGAAAACCAGGGGGTTGGCATGGAACCTCAGAAATGGTTTGAAAGCCATGGCGCATATTCAGGGAGCGGGATTGTACACGATGATAAATTGCATTTATTATACACCGGAAATACGAGAGACAGTGAATGGAAACGTCATTCCTATCAATGTATCGCGATAATGGATAAGCACGGCGATATTAAAAAACACACCGCCCCTATTATTCAAGGACCGCCTGAAGGCTACACGCAACACTTTCGCGATCCAAAAGTGTGGCAACAAGGTGATTCATTTTACTTGGTGATCGGTGCTCAACGTGAAAACCAGACCGGGTGTGTGCTTCTCTACCGGTCCTCCAATACCTTTCAATGGGAATTTGTTGGAGAAGTTAAGACGGGTAAAAATGATTTTGGCTTTATGTGGGAATGCCCGGATTACTTTGAGTTAGACGGAAAAGGTGTTTTGCTTTTTTCACCTCAAGGATTAGAAGCGCAAAATTATCATTATCAAAATATCTACCAATCTGGATTTTTGATAGGCACCCCTATACATCTGGACGATGGTTTTTTTGAACATGGAGAATTCCAGGAGCTTGATGCAGGTTTTGACTTCTATGCACAACAAACGACATTAGCACCAGACGGACGGAGGATATTAATCGGATGGATGGGGTTGCCCGAAATTGAATATCCAACCGACCGTCATCAATGGGCTCATTGTTTGACCATTCCCAGGGAGTTGTTTATAAAGAACGGTTCCCTTTATCAACAACCCGTGCGGGAAATGGAAAAACTGAGGAGAAGCCACACTGCTAAATTCGATACGATTAACAATGAATCAAAAACGTATGACTCCATCTACGGCCAATGCTATGAACTTAAAAGCGAGATAAACATTCAAACGGCCGCTACGTGCGGAATCAAGCTTCGCACCGGACAAGAAGAAGAAACGGTTCTTTACTATGATAATGACAAAAAAGAAATCGTTCTAGACCGCGGAAAATCCGGCGAACGTTTTGCTGAAGCTTATGGTTTCACAAGAAGTAAACCGCTCGACGTCGAAGCCCTTTCGCTTCATATTTTCGTCGATGTATCTTCTGTGGAAATCTTTGTGAACGAAGGAGCATACGTATTTACTGCACGAATTTTCCCATCAAGGGACAGCCGTGGCATAGCTTTTTTTGCCAGAAATGGCCGTATCGATCTTCAGGTTGATCATTGGAGCTATGAACAACATGAAGCGATACGCAAGGTCAAATAA